In the Lepus europaeus isolate LE1 chromosome 18, mLepTim1.pri, whole genome shotgun sequence genome, one interval contains:
- the LOC133747078 gene encoding zinc finger protein 717-like: MIAFEDLAVFFTWEEWQNMNQAQKILYRDVMLETYSSLSSMGHCMTKPDLIFKLEQGAEPWMGEECLHQSLPVAMKLDELIKTNQKSLEKNLNQNVMKNNNTLTPKRVEFRKTLNLSISHIPKLSIKKRNYSGIKPEECSVCQNVYPHCGPDQLQAGEKFDATTVPGNTLQFCEPLNQQHKIQTMEQALEQIGQGKVFKRKNIFYESEKLFMVETCNKPTATIGKTTQILQDFHKKSNLSIHQQSPKRENVYKNIGPVGPVIYQSHFRMNHRPNIEKKSYACKTCGKSFSNKFCHPLHHSTHIVENPHVCNDCRETTHQKSGVIRHEIIHTGLKSYKCNDCGKFFDQKKHLINHQRIHTGEKPYECNYCGKTFGQKSQLKMHQRSHTGEKPYECNDCGKAFGRKSHLINHQRSHTGERPYECNDCGKAFGQKSQLKKHQRIHTGEKPYECNDCGKAFGRKSHLINHQRSHTGEKPYECNDCGKAFGQKPHLITHQRSHREDKCYECGDCGKTFGRKSILRNHQRSHTGERPYECNDCGKAFGPILAYRG, translated from the exons atgatagcatttgaagacctggctgtgttcTTTActtgggaggaatggcagaacatgaaccaagctcagaaaatcctgtacagggatgtgatgctggagacctacagcagcctgtCCTCCATGG ggcactgcatgaccaaacctgacttgatcttcaagttggagcaaggagcagagccctggATGGGGGAAGAATGCCTACatcagagccttccag tTGCCATGAAACTGGATGAACTGATTAAAACCAACCAGAAAAGTCTGGAGAAAAATCTGAATCagaatgttatgaaaaataataacacaTTAACTCCCAAGAGAGTTGAATTCAGAAAAACACTTAATTTAAGTATAAGCCATATTCCAAAACTGAGTATCAAAAAGAGAAACTATTCAGGAATAAAACCTGAAGAATGCAGTGTATGTCAGAATGTGTATCCCCATTGTGGGCCTGATCAGCTAcaagctggagagaaatttgatgcTACTACGGTACCTGGGAACactctccagttctgtgagcctcTTAATCAACAGCACAAAATTCAGACCATGGAGCAGGCACTTGAACAAATTGGACAAGGGAAAGTcttcaaaaggaagaatatatTCTATGAATCTGAGAAGCTTTTTATGGTAGAAACCTGTAATAAGCCAACTGCTACTATTGGCAAGACAACTCAAATACTACAAGATTTCCATAAAAAGTCTAACCTCAGTATACATCAACAAAGTCCCAAAAGAGAGAACGTTTATAAGAATATTGGGCCTGTGGGACCTGTCATTTACCAatcacattttagaatgaatcaTAGACCAAATATAGAGAAGAAATCGTATGCATGTAAAACTTGTGGGAAGTCATTCAGTAATAAATTCTGCCATCCCCTCCATCACAGCACTCATATAGTGGAAAACCCTCATGTGTGTAATGATTGTAGAGAAACCACTCACCAGAAGTCAGGTGTCATTAGACATGAGATAATTCACACAGGGTTGAAatcttataaatgtaatgactgtgggaagTTCTTTGACCAGAAGaaacacctcataaatcatcagagaattcacacaggggagaaaccttatgaatgtaattatTGTGGAAAAActtttggccagaagtcacaactcaaaatgcatcagagaagtcacacaggggagaagccttatgaatgtaatgactgtggaaaagcctttggccggaagtcacacctcataaatcatcagagaagtcacacaggggagaggccttatgagtgcaatgactgtggaaaagcctttggccagaagtcacaactcaaaaagcatcagagaattcacacaggggagaagccttatgaatgcaatgactgtggaaaagcctttggccggaagtcacacctcataaatcatcagagaagtcacacaggggagaagccttatgaatgcaatgactgtggaaaagcctttggccagaagccACACCTCATAactcatcagagaagtcacagagAGGATAAGTGTTATGAATGCggtgactgtggaaaaacctttggccgGAAGTCAATCCTCagaaatcatcagagaagtcacacaggggagaggccttatgaatgcaatgactgtggaaaagcctttggtcccatccttgcataccgaggataa